From one Ahaetulla prasina isolate Xishuangbanna chromosome 18, ASM2864084v1, whole genome shotgun sequence genomic stretch:
- the MRPS16 gene encoding small ribosomal subunit protein bS16m: MVQLGRPLLKKYRNIRAVIRLSLGGCTNRPFYRIVAAQNRRARDGKYLEQIGCYDPLPNRYGEKIMGLNFDRFKYWFAYGATPTKPVEKLLGLAGFFPLHPMTITNAERFRKKKAQEAETAAENRDGEKEDSDEEQEQQQQN, translated from the exons ATGGTTCAACTAG GGCGCCCTCTGCTGAAGAAGTACCGCAACATCCGTGCGGTCATCCGGCTGTCCCTCGGCGGTTGCACGAACCGGCCTTTCTATCGGATCGTAGCCGCCCAAAACCGACGCGCCCGGGACGGCAAATACCTCGAGCAGATCGGCTGCTACGACCCGCTGCCCAACCGCTACGGCGAGAAGATTATGGGGCTCAACTTCGACAGGTTCAAATATTGGTTTGCTTACGGAGCTACTCCGACCAAGCCCGTCGAGAAACTCCTAG gtcttgctggattttttcccctgcaTCCAATGACCATCACAAACGCGGAACGGTTCAGGAAGAAAAAAGCCCAGGAAGCAGAGACGGCAGCCGAAAATAGAGATGGAGAAAAGGAAGATTCGGACGAAGAGCAGGAACAACAGCAGCAAAATTGA